In the genome of Halostella limicola, one region contains:
- a CDS encoding amidohydrolase family protein: MEIEGTILRGREFEPVEGRVVVEDGEITAVEEASVDGDAVVLPAFVNAHTHLGDSIAKEAGGGLTLEELVAPPDGLKHRLLRAADRAELVEGMRRSLRFMRESGTAATIEFREGDVEGVEMIREAADGLDIDPVVLGRESVAAMEAADGFGASGANDANFGREREATRAAGKLFGIHAGEVDASDIHPAMDLDPDFLVHMVHPEPVHLERLADSETPVVLCPRSNVVTDVGLPPVDELRERTTLALGTDNVMTNSPSMFREMAFASKLFDLPAAEVLRMATVNGAEIAGLNCGVVEPGRDAKLLVLDGDSDNLAGARDLLRAVVRRAGTADVERVVL, from the coding sequence ATGGAAATAGAGGGCACGATACTCCGCGGCCGCGAGTTCGAACCCGTCGAGGGACGGGTCGTCGTCGAAGACGGCGAGATCACCGCCGTCGAGGAGGCGTCAGTCGACGGCGACGCCGTCGTGCTACCGGCGTTCGTCAACGCTCACACGCATCTCGGCGACTCGATCGCCAAGGAAGCGGGCGGGGGCCTCACGCTGGAGGAACTGGTCGCGCCGCCGGACGGACTGAAACACCGCCTGCTCCGCGCGGCCGACCGCGCCGAACTGGTCGAGGGGATGCGCCGCTCCCTGCGGTTCATGCGAGAGAGCGGCACGGCCGCCACCATCGAGTTCCGCGAGGGCGACGTCGAGGGCGTCGAGATGATCCGCGAGGCTGCCGACGGACTGGACATCGACCCCGTCGTGCTCGGCCGGGAGTCGGTCGCCGCGATGGAGGCGGCGGACGGCTTCGGCGCGAGCGGCGCGAACGACGCGAACTTCGGCCGCGAGCGCGAGGCGACGCGGGCGGCGGGGAAGCTGTTCGGCATCCACGCCGGCGAGGTCGACGCCTCGGACATCCACCCCGCGATGGACCTCGATCCGGACTTCCTCGTCCACATGGTCCACCCCGAACCGGTCCACCTGGAGCGGCTCGCGGACAGCGAGACTCCCGTCGTGCTCTGTCCGCGGTCGAACGTGGTCACCGACGTGGGGCTCCCGCCAGTCGACGAACTGCGCGAGCGGACGACGCTCGCGCTCGGTACGGACAACGTCATGACGAACAGCCCGTCGATGTTCCGCGAGATGGCGTTCGCGTCGAAGCTGTTCGACCTCCCCGCCGCGGAGGTGCTGCGGATGGCGACGGTCAACGGCGCGGAGATAGCGGGCCTGAACTGCGGCGTCGTCGAGCCCGGACGGGACGCGAAACTGCTCGTCCTCGACGGCGACTCGGACAACCTCGCCGGCGCGCGGGACCTCCTCCGCGCAGTCGTCCGCCGGGCCGGCACCGCGGACGTCGAGCGCGTGGTGCTGTAG
- a CDS encoding universal stress protein, whose amino-acid sequence MPTHTTMYDRILVPTDGSEGVERAVEHATDLAAAHGASLHAVYVVNTASYGTLPMETSWEGVADMLRDEGQAAVDRVKAIAAEKDVPVEAALVDGTPSKEIVRYAESNGCDLIVMGTHGRGGIDRLLLGSVAERVVRSSDVPVLTVRVGEREGEVPEESGEGEPANGGSSPARIGE is encoded by the coding sequence ATGCCAACGCATACCACGATGTACGACCGTATCCTCGTCCCGACGGACGGGTCCGAAGGCGTCGAGCGCGCCGTCGAACACGCGACCGACCTCGCCGCCGCACACGGGGCGAGCCTGCACGCGGTGTACGTCGTGAACACGGCGAGCTACGGCACCCTGCCGATGGAGACGTCGTGGGAGGGAGTCGCCGACATGCTACGCGACGAGGGGCAGGCGGCGGTCGACCGCGTGAAGGCGATAGCCGCGGAGAAGGACGTTCCGGTGGAAGCGGCGCTGGTCGACGGGACGCCGAGCAAGGAGATCGTCCGCTACGCCGAGAGCAACGGCTGCGACCTGATAGTCATGGGAACGCACGGGCGCGGCGGCATCGACCGCCTGCTCCTCGGTAGCGTCGCGGAGCGCGTCGTCCGCTCCTCGGACGTGCCGGTACTGACGGTCCGCGTCGGCGAGCGCGAGGGCGAGGTGCCGGAGGAGTCCGGCGAGGGCGAGCCGGCGAACGGCGGCAGTTCCCCCGCACGAATCGGGGAGTGA